The Armatimonadia bacterium genome includes the window GCCGGGCGCCGGGCATCGAACGCCTCAAGCGCTGGGCCCTGGAGAACGGTCCGGTGCGCTACCTCAGGGCCGAGATGCTGCGCAACCGGCGGCTGGAGCCCGAGTTTGGGATCGGCACGGCCATCCACGCCCTGGATTGCCTGCGCTACCTGGGCGGCGAGGTCGAAGCGGTCGAGACGCTGTGTCGTCCCTACGAAGGCACCGAGGCACGGGACTTCCTGGTGCGTCTGCACTTCGCCGACGGCTTCGTGGGCGACCTGGCAGTCCTGGTCGACTGCGGGCTCCTGCGTGAGCGCTACCTGATCCACACGACGAACGCGTGCATGGAGACGACGCTCGCGGGCGGCTACAGCAGCGACTTCTGCAAGCCGGGAGAGGTGGCCTACCGCGGAGGCGTCGTTGAGTTCGACGACCCCGCAGTGGTAGACTGGATGGTAGCCGGCGGGTTCCTCGGCGAACACCAGGCTTTCCTTGAGGCGGTGCAGAGCGGGAAGCTACCTGACTGTTGCCTGCAGGATGGGCGTCGATCGGTGCGGCTGGCGGTCGCTGTTCACGAAGAGTACAAGGGGCCGATGGAGGCTTTCACTCCCACCGGCCCTGATCCCTATGTGCGTCCTGCGGGCGGCTAGGCAACGCAGTCAGCGTCGCCCGTGCTCGACCCGGGCTGCGACACTCAGAGCTGATTCTTGCAG containing:
- a CDS encoding Gfo/Idh/MocA family oxidoreductase — protein: MGTPLKLVHIGAGGFSRTRHAPTLQHLAESVDPPISLEAICDLDRRRAVGFCEAFGYKRAYTDLEVMIQEVQPQVIVCTVQPPATAPVLERLLPLGLPIFTEKPPGVTLAQAERLGDLAEEHGVLTFVGFNRRRAPGIERLKRWALENGPVRYLRAEMLRNRRLEPEFGIGTAIHALDCLRYLGGEVEAVETLCRPYEGTEARDFLVRLHFADGFVGDLAVLVDCGLLRERYLIHTTNACMETTLAGGYSSDFCKPGEVAYRGGVVEFDDPAVVDWMVAGGFLGEHQAFLEAVQSGKLPDCCLQDGRRSVRLAVAVHEEYKGPMEAFTPTGPDPYVRPAGG